From Pyrenophora tritici-repentis strain M4 chromosome 1, whole genome shotgun sequence, the proteins below share one genomic window:
- a CDS encoding putative nad dependent epimerase dehydratase family protein, with amino-acid sequence MAHHILLIGGHGKIAQLLTPLLLAKSWNVTSMIRTASQQPAIEKLGQGLPGKLSVLVHSVADVKTENDAKSILQEVNPDWVVWSAGAGGKGGPTNTYAVDRDAAIAFTRASIATPTVKKFLTVSYLSSRRGRAPWWTDDDWAVAQKVNNEILPDYFKAKVAADEVLTILAKERVEKEEKESVEVKDRFCGEG; translated from the exons ATGGCTCACCACATCCTCCTCATCGGCGGCCACGGCAAAATCGCCCAACTCCTCACACCCCTCCTCTTGGCAAAATCATGGAACGTAACAAGCATGATACGCACAGCATCGCAGCAGCCAGCAATTGAAAAGCTGGGTCAAGGTCTGCCGGGAAAACTCTCGGTGTTGGTGCACAGTGTAGCCGATGTAAAGACTGAAAATGATGCGAAGAGCATCTTGCAAGAAGTAAACCCAGACTGGGTGGTCTGGAGCGCTG GAGCCGGCGGCAAAGGCGGTCCAACAAACACCTACGCCGTCGACCGCGACGCCGCCATCGCCTTCACCCGCGCCAGCATCGCCACGCCCACAGTGAAAAAGTTCCTCACAGTCTCCTACTTGTCCTCGCGGCGCGGCCGCGCCCCCTGGTGGACCGACGACGATTGGGCCGTAGCGCAGAAAGTAAACAATGAGATTCTACCGGATTACTTCAAGGCGAAGGTGGCGGCCGACGAAGTCTTAACTATTCTCGCTAAGGAGCGGGTGGAgaaggaagagaaggagagtGTGGAGGTGAAGGACAGGTTTTGTGGT GAGGGGTGA
- a CDS encoding MgtA, Cation transport ATPase — MATGDANSGPSRPRAPTITIDTSATNDPTMGDSVALGDIPDNHRPSTNANTDNISPTQARQPAQELHNTHSFDSSRPTSPHNISSPVTGWNNGLLNVPGARSRGNSMDSATDNGESNSTGTYVASSQGETLKGELGPTEIMNDKEALKPDPGTEADFEVENNKFAFSPGQLGKLYNPKSLSAFHALGGLDGLEKGLRTDRKAGLSIDEQHLDGTVTFEEATTQTTTESPQKSSQHAAHTENAPAAPKENAFADRKRVYSDNRLPARKPKNIFQLAWMAYNDKVLILLTIAAVISLALGLYQTFGVKHEPGEPKVEWIEGVAIIVAIVIVVVVGAANDWQKERQFVKLNRKKEDRTIKVIRSGTTREVSVYDIFVGDIVMLEPGDMIPVDGILVQGHGIKCDESSATGESDLLKKTSGDEAFKAIERHDNLKKVDPFILSGAKVSEGVGSFMVTATGVHSSYGKTMMSLREESEVTPLQNKLNVLATYIAKLGGAAALLLFVVLFIEFLVKLKGSDEPPAAKAQNFLNILIVAITVIVVAVPEGLPLAVTLALAFATTRMLKDNNLVRLLRSCETMGNATTICSDKTGTLTQNKMTVVAGTLGTALRFGDHKLKASAPVDDGTKGKDIVESPVDSPNDVSATEFVSTISQEVKDLLLQSIIQNTTAFEGQVGGPDPFIGSKTETALLGFARDYLGMGNVSQERSNANVAQVIPFDSAIKCSGSVVKLNNGQYRMYVKGASEILLDMCDKIVTDANKELLEAPLTADNRETLEQIITTYASRSLRTIGLIYRDFESWPPAESSKNEDDPSQAVFADVSKKMTFLAIVGIQDPLRPSVREAVKDCQHAGVYVRMVTGDNVLTAKAIAEDCGILVPGGVVMEGPTFRKLSKRDMDAVIPKLCVLARSSPEDKRRLVKRLKELGETVAVTGDGTNDAPALKTADVGFSMGIAGTEVAKEASAIILMDDNFASIVKALLWGRAVNDAVKKFLQFQITVNITAVLLTFVSAVSDDEQSSVLTAVQLLWVNLIMDTFAALALATDPPTRTLLDRKPDPKSAPLITLTMWKMIIGQAIYQLVVTFILYFAGESILSYETERERDQLRALVFNTFVWMQIFNALNNRRLDNRFNVFEGITHNWFFIIILAIMIGGQTMIIFVGGVAFKVVRLNGAQWGYSIVLGFLSLPVGVIVRLIPDELIHKCIPEFFHRKRTPEVVVSDDDYYWNQGLLEIRDELAFLRKVRGGRLSAIKFKVQHPREIFTRSRSSHSLPGTPNNGQADDGSQAPPTPNSRRRTRSRSNSAFGPATVMAGIVAGSVAGWSPIDRSNNDNDSIKFSRNATKQDLESQDGISVHPDTKSIDPILTHDADYRGPPSQNTETTPNFNVGPFSGHSDNNSKSAGPGT; from the exons ATGGCGACCGGAGACGCGAACAGCGGTCCTTCAAGGCCACGGGCACCCACCATCACCATCGACACGTCTGCAACAAACGACCCTACCATGGGTGATTCAGTAGCCCTTGGCGATATCCCCGACAACCATAGACCATCCACAAACGCTAATACCGATAATATCTCGCCAACACAGGCTAGACAGCCTGCCCAAGAGCTGCACAACACCCATTCTTTCGACAGCAGTAGGCCAACGAGCCCGCATAATATCAGCTCGCCAGTCACGGGATGGAACAACGGCCTACTCAACGTCCCGGGTGCTCGCTCTCGAGGCAATTCCATGGACTCTGCGACCGACAACGGCGAATCCAATAGCACCGGCACATATGTCGCGTCCTCGCAGGGGGAGACACTGAAGGGCGAACTGGGGCCAACTGAAATTATGAATGACAAAGAAGCTCTAAAGCCCGATCCAGGCACCGAAGCAGACTTTGAGGTTGAGAACAACAAGTTTGCCTTTTCTCCCGGTCAGCTTGGCAAGCTCTACAATCCCAAGAGC TTATCAGCCTTTCATGCTCTTGGCGGTCTCGACGGGTTGGAAAAGGGCCTTCGAACTGACCGAAAGGCTGGCTTAAGTATCGACGAGCAGCACCTTGACGGCACAGTGACTTTCGAGGAGGCTACTACCCAGACTACGACTGAATCACCGCAAAAGTCTTCGCAGCACGCTGCTCACACCGAGAACGCGCCCGCTGCTCCTAAAGAGAACGCTTTCGCCGATCGTAAGCGCGTCTACAGCGACAACAGACTTCCTGCCCGGAAACCCAAGAACATCTTTCAGCTAGCATGGATGGCCTACAACGACAAGGTCCTTATTCTACTAACCATCGCCGCCGTCATCTCGCTAGCTCTAGGTCTCTACCAGACTTTTGGTGTTAAACACGAGCCTGGTGAACCAAAGGTCGAATGGATCGAGGGTGTAGCTATCATTGTCGCTATTGTCATCGTTGTAGTTGTGGGTGCTGCCAATGATTGGCAGAAGGAACGACAATTCGTCAAGCTGAACCGCAAGAAGGAGGACCGCACTATCAAAGTCATACGATCCGGCACAACTCGCGAAGTCTCCGTCTACGACATTTTTGTCGGCGACATCGTCATGCTGGAACCCGGTGACATGATTCCTGTGGATGGTATCCTTGTCCAAGGCCATGGAATCAAATGCGACGAGTCTTCGGCTACCGGCGAATCTGACCTGCTCAAGAAGACATCCGGAGACGAAGCTTTCAAGGCGATTGAGCGACATGACAATCTCAAAAAGGTCGATCCCTTCATTCTCTCCGGTGCCAAGGTCTCTGAGGGTGTCGGGTCATTCATGGTCACTGCTACTGGTGTTCACTCGAGCTACGGCAAGACGATGATGTCTCTTCGCGAGGAGAGCGAAGTAACACCTCTTCAGAACAAACTCAACGTTCTCGCCACCTACATTGCCAAGCTTGGTGGAGCAGCTGCCTTGTTGCTTTTCGTCGTACTCTTCATCGAGTTCCTCGTCAAACTAAAGGGATCTGACGAACCGCCTGCCGCAAAGGCCCAGAATTTCCTCAACATCCTCATCGTCGCAATCACCGTTATTGTCGTTGCTGTGCCTGAGGGTCTGCCACTGGCTGTGACACTTGCCTTGGCTTTTGCTACTACCCGCATGTTGAAGGACAATAACTTGGTTCGCCTGCTCCGTTCTTGTGAAACCATGGGAAACGCAACCACCATTTGCTCCGACAAGACTGGTACTTTGACGCAAAACAAGATGACGGTTGTTGCTGGTACTCTCGGAACCGCTCTTCGCTTCGGTGATCACAAGCTAAAGGCATCCGCACCGGTTGACGACGGTACCAAAGGCAAAGATATAGTGGAATCTCCTGTTGACAGCCCCAACGATGTCTCCGCAACTGAATTCGTTTCCACTATCAGCCAGGAGGTCAAGGATCTTCTTTTGCAATCCATCATCCAGAACACGACTGCTTTCGAAGGTCAAGTGGGTGGACCCGACCCTTTCATTGGCTCAAAGACTGAGACTGCTCTGCTCGGTTTCGCACGCGATTACTTGGGCATGGGCAACGTCTCTCAGGAGCGCTCCAACGCCAACGTCGCCCAAGTGATTCCTTTCGACTCTGCAATCAAGTGCTCAGGAAGTGTCGTAAAACTCAACAATGGCCAGTACCGAATGTATGTCAAGGGTGCTTCTGAAATTCTGTTGGACATGTGCGACAAGATCGTCACGGACGCGAACAAGGAGCTTCTAGAGGCACCTCTCACAGCCGATAACCGCGAAACGCTTGAACAGATCATCACTACCTACGCATCTCGCTCTTTGAGGACCATTGGCCTGATTTACCGCGATTTCGAGAGCTGGCCACCTGCCGAATCTTCTAAGAACGAGGATGATCCGAGTCAAGCTGTCTTTGCGGATGTTTCTAAGAAGATGACCTTCCTGGCTATCGTTGGTATCCAAGACCCGTTGCGACCGAGCGTGCGTGAAGCCGTTAAGGACTGTCAGCACGCCGGTGTATATGTGCGCATGGTCACTGGTGACAATGTTCTTACTGCCAAAGCTATCGCCGAAGACTGTGGTATTCTTGTACCTGGTGGTGTTGTCATGGAAGGACCTACGTTCCGCAAACTGTCAAAACGAGACATGGATGCTGTCATTCCCAAGCTCTGCGTTCTTGCCCGTTCCAGCCCAGAAGATAAGCGTAGGCTTGTCAAGCGCCTCAAAGAGCTTGGCGAGACTGTGGCAGTCACTGGTGATGGAACCAACGATGCGCCAGCGCTCAAGACTGCGGATGTGGGTTTCTCCATGGGTATAGCCGGTACCGAAGTCGCAAAGGAAGCCTCAGCCATCATCCTCATGGACGACAACTTCGCTTCCATTGTGAAGGCGCTTCTCTGGGGACGTGCTGTCAACGACGCTGTGAAGAAGTTCCTCCAGTTCCAGATCACCGTCAACATCACTGCTGTATTGCTTACCTTTGTCTCTGCGGTCTCCGACGACGAACAGAGCTCTGTTCTGACCGCTGTTCAACTGCTTTGGGTCAACCTCATTATGGATACCTTTGCCGCTTTGGCCCTTGCTACTGACCCACCTACGCGCACTTTGCTCGACCGAAAGCCCGACCCGAAGTCCGCACCGTTGATCACGTTGACGATGTGGAAGATGATTATCGGTCAGGCAATCTATCAACTGGTTGTCACTTTTATCCTCTACTTCGCTGGCGAATCCATCCTTAGTTACGAGACGGAACGTGAGCGGGACCAACTGAGAGCTTTGGTCTTCAACACCTTCGTGTGGATGCAGATCTTCAACGCTCTGAACAACCGCCGACTAGACAACCGCTTCAACGTCTTTGAGGGTATCACGCACAACTGGTTCTTCATTATCATTCTGGCTATCATGATTGGTGGTCAGACCATGATCATCTTCGTCGGTGGCGTTGCGTTCAAGGTCGTAAGACTCAACGGTGCTCAATGGGGTTACTCAATAGTCCTTGGTTTCTTGTCTCTGCCTGTCGGTGTCATAGTACGACTGATTCCCGATGAACTCATCCATAAGTGCATCCCCGAGTTCTTCCATCGCAAGAGAACCCCCGAGGTTGTTGTCTCCGATGACGACTACTACTGGAACCAAGGCTTGTTGGAGATTCGCGATGAGCTCGCTTTTCTCCGAAAAGTTCGTGGTGGACGTCTCAGCGCCATCAAGTTCAAGGTCCAGCATCCCAGAGAAATCTTCACCAGATCACGATCCAGCCATTCGCTACCTGGCACTCCCAACAACGGACAGGCGGATGACGGCTCTCAAGCGCCTCCTACACCTAACAGCCGTCGCCGCACTAGGTCTCGCTCCAACTCCGCCTTTGGTCCGGCAACCGTCATGGCTGGTATCGTTGCCGGCAGTGTCGCTGGTTGGTCTCCCATCGATCGCAGTAACAACGACAATGATTCTATCAAGTTTAGTCGCAACGCGACTAAGCAAGACCTTGAATCACAGGATGGCATCAGTGTACATCCAGACACAAAGTCGATAGATCCTATCCTGACGCACGATGCCGACTACCGTGGTCCTCCTAGCCAAAACACGGAGACGACACCCAACTTCAACGTTGGACCATTCTCAGGCCACTCCGATAACAACTCCAAATCGGCCGGTCCTGGAACATAG
- a CDS encoding MFS-1 multi-domain protein: MPSPASERTPLLRASSQDDQNGSSINADEVRAAEVAQQGEGAAPQFPETGKSKSYSNGQSILSDEDAATTQDEQKLVRFQKNGKLEGVGVWKFRCVFGGIVLGYFIAMFDSTLMASSHPVITSYFHASNSASWLSTAFLLTSTSLQPLMGRLSDTFGRRPLYIAGLMFLAATTAWCALAQSIGSFIAARAFCGIGAAGVLSMGNIMTNDLVSIEVRGTYQAYINLFYGGGSACGAAFGGFLCDKLGWRMTFAIQIPVLIMLLINAIFTTPSTLGPNLAKSAGLGIRDAMKGFDVAGSFLLTVSVAFLILGLNVGGNIYPWTHWVVITSLLVALVTCGILIKVESKAERPVMPLPMLFSKPRGNLVFNNFFAQIGMNTILFNAPLYFQAVELESASVSGFRLAGPSVALTICGVSAGFIMTATGRMKWLIVVGSLAMLLGATCMSLMWDGIPKWLATVFLVPSSIGQGLSFPATSLAVLATSTQEDQAVMSSTLILWRSLGIVMGVSISSLILQNALKMNLEKLVTGHNKAKITHRVRKSVHSIIDLDPKHQSQVIQAYSQSLRLVFISAIIMFVVVNVLVFTIDLPHLKKKGVSEEEGNDDEE; encoded by the exons ATGCCTTCACCTGCATCCGAGCGAACGCCACTTCTTCGCGCATCATCGCAAGATGATCAAAATGGTTCTTCGATTAATGCAGATGAGGTCAGAGCTGCGGAGGTAGCGCAACAGGGAGAGGGAGCTGCTCCTCAGTTCCCCGAAACAGGCAAGAGCAAGAGCTATTCGAATGGACAATCTATACTATCCGATGAAGATGCTGCAACAACGCAAGATGAGCAAAAGTTGGTACGGTTCCAAAAGAATGGGAAGCTGGAAGGTGTCGGAGTATGGAAATTTAGATGCGTATTTGGTGGTATTGTTCTTGGATACTTT ATAGCCATGTTCGACTCTACACTAATGGCTTCAAGTCATCCGGTCATAACATCATATTTCCATGCGTCAAATTCTGCGTCATGGCTGTCAACGGCTTTTTTGCTTACCTCAACATCGCTCCAACCACTGATGGGCCGTCTATCAGACACCTTCGGGCGTCGGCCGCTCTACATTGCCGGTCTAATGTTCCTTGCGGCGACCACGGCGTGGTGTGCTCTTGCACAGAGTATCGGAAGCTTCATTGCAGCACGGGCCTTTTGTGGTATCGGCGCAGCCGGCGTGCTATCAATGGGTAACATCATGACCAACGATCTTGTGAGCATTGAGGTTCGAGGCACGTACCAAGCTTACATCAATCTGTTCTATGGGGGCGGTTCGGCTTGTGGAGCGGCCTTTGGTGGCTTTCTCTGTGACAAGTTGGGCTGGCGGATGACATTTGCTATCCAGATACCCGTACTTATTATGCTCTTGATCAACGCGATCTTCACAACGCCTTCGACTCTGGGACCAAATTTGGCAAAGTCGGCGGGACTAGGCATCAGAGATGCCATGAAGGGTTTCGACGTCGCTGGGTCATTCCTGTTGACAGTATCCGTGGCTTTCTTGATACTGGGGCTGAATGTTGGCGGTAACATCTATCCATGGACCCACTGGGTCGTCATCACTTCTCTTCTAGTAGCTCTGGTTACCTGTGGTATTCTTATCAAAGTGGAGTCCAAGGCTGAGCGTCCGGTGATGCCGCTGCCAATGCTGTTCAGCAAGCCGCGTGGTAACCTTGTTTTCAACAACTTCTTTGCTCAAATTGGCATGAACACGATTTTGTTCAACGCACCGCTCTACTTCCAGGCTGTCGAACTTGAGTCTGCATCAGTATCCGGCTTCCGTCTCGCAGGGCCTTCAGTGGCTCTGACTATCTGCGGAGTTTCGGCAGGCTTTATTATGACCGCGACAGGACGCATGAAATGGCTTATCGTTGTAGGGTCACTTGCGATGCTTTTGGGGGCTACATGTATGTCGCTGATGTGGGATGGTATACCCAAGTGGCTCGCTACGGTGTTCTTGGTACCTTCCAGTATTGG ACAGGGTTTGAGCTTTCCAGCCACAAGTCTCGCGGTGCTTGCAACAAGCACCCAAGAAGACCAGGCCGTCATGTCTAGCACACTCATTCTTTGGCGTAGTCTGGGAATCGTCATGGGTGTCTCTATAAGCAGCTTGATTCTCCAAAATGCATTGAAGATGAATCTAGAAAAGTTGGTCACAGGCCACAACAAAGCTAAG ATAACCCACCGCGTCCGAAAATCCGTCCACAGCATCATCGACCTCGACCCCAAACACCAAAGCCAAG TTATCCAAGCCTACAGCCAAAGTCTACGCCTCGTTTTCATCTCCGCTATTATTATGTTCGTTGTCGTAAACGTACTAGTTTTCACTATTGACCTACCGCATCTGAAGAAGAAGGGGGTAAGCGAGGAGGAGGGCAATGATGATGAGGAGTAG
- a CDS encoding GuaA, GMP synthase: protein MKTPLRIAILECDTPPADVVAKYGRYDRIFKTLLETAAEGLGLSPTQDLKLSAYDVVTAQEYPDLEKIDAVLISGSKHNSFDNDPWILKLVDFTEKLLKQDRIRIIGVCFGHQILGRAAGAKVGRSDDGWEIAVMPVQLTAKGKEIFQQDTLSIHQMHKDVVFEYPADVEKLGGSPRCLVQGMYKKGKLISVQGHPEFTEPIVSYLVKMRAEQGIFNEEQAKDALERVGKPHDGVVIAKAFLRFLLED, encoded by the exons ATGAAGACACCGTTGCGGATAGCCATACTCGAATGCGATACACCTCCCGCCGATGTGGTGGCCAAATACGGCAGATATGACCGCATCTTCAAGACGTTGCTGGAAACGGCAGCCGAGGGACTGGGCTTATCTCCGACCCAAGACCTTAAACTCAGCGCCTATGATGTGGTTACTGCACAAGAATATCCGGACTTGGAGAAGATAGATGCCGTTTTAATCTCCGGTTCCA AACACAACTCCTTCGACAACGATCCGTGGATCCTGAAGCTTGTCGACTTCACAGAGAAGCTACTCAAACAAGATCGAATCCGCATTATTGGTGTATGTTTCGGTCATCAGATTCTCGGAAGAGCTGCAGGAGCAAAGGTTGGACGTAGCGATGATGGATGGGAGATTGCGGTTATGCCTGTGCAACTTACCGCAAAGGGTAAAGAAATCTTCCAGCAAGACACACTC TCAATCCACCAGATGCACAAAGATGTTGTGTTTGAATATCCTGCCGACGTTGAGAAGCTTGGTGGATCACCACGCTGTCTGGTACAGGGCATGTACAAGAAGGGTAAACTCATCTCTGTGCAAGGACACCCAGAGTTCACAGAGCCTATTGTGTCGTATCTAGTCAAGATGAGGGCTGAGCAAGGCATCTTTAACGAGGAACAAGCAAAGGATGCGTTGGAGCGAGTTGGGAAACCCCATGACGGTGTAGTCATTGCCAAGGCGTTCCTTAGATTTCTGCTAGAGGATTAG
- a CDS encoding Golgi nucleoside diphosphatase, with product MGKWRYGVVLDAGSSGTRVHIYRWLNNNTARQKASDAQLHSLPVIETYKEWTKKIHPGISTFGEHPHDVGSEHLDKLLSHALKYVPLEEVPNTPLFLLATAGMRILPERQRKDVLKEVCAFARSTTQFQLPDCDVHVQVIPGETEGLYGWIAANYLLGGFDQPKDHDHGKGHNTYGFLDMGGASAQIAFAPNATEAEKHANDLTLMRLRTIDGTPMEYKVFVTTWLGFGVNQARERYIKALLDSSTSKELPDPCLPAGLKAEVTKEGKIIDSDDDDDDEPKPKAAAKLVGTGKFKECLHQTYPLLEKEKKCTDSPCLINGQHVPAIDFDVNHFVGVSEFWHTTHEIFEHGHKDKAYDFKTYQERVKEFCDQDWKSVKKGIKKNKWGHKVDEEKAREVCFKASWVINMLHDGIGVPRVGIEKMPGNKNTTKAVINNAKAKGFLDPFQAVNKINDVEVSWTLGKMVLYASSEIPPPTEQALAVGFGSNAPGIPSDFQYPGGTPTPYESDSDWHRLFEKRKAAAQTFAKFFKPKHGKDPLHRRRGRSFPAKLFGLRNSSPSTNYERVDLEDGDAANEFELDETYIDSSDNDLSDSSDGSKVGVTSGWATPQIKNEVAGATPMYFSAGTAGDAVREGTGLGLGPPGAFELGRTYSRERIKSRASSPKRSKMGVLDE from the exons ATGGGAAAGT GGAGATATGGAGTTGTTCTGGATGCTGGGTCCTCT GGGACGCGCGTCCACATTTACCGTTGGTTGAACAACAACACAGCCCGCCAGAAGGCTAGCGATGCGCAGTTACATAGCCTGCCCGTCATAGAAACCTACAAGGAGTGGACTAAGAAGATACACCCTG GTATTTCGACCTTTGGCGAACACCCTCACGATGTTGGATCAGAGCACCTCGATAAACTACTCAGCCATGCGCTCAAATATGTACCCCTCGAAGAAGTCCCGAATACCCCTCTTTTCTTGCTTGCGACAGCGGGGATGCGCATCCTTCCCGAGCGACAGCGCAAAGACGTGCTAAAAGAGGTGTGCGCCTTTGCGCGAAGTACGACACAGTTTCAACTACCAGATTGCGACGTACATGTTCAGGTTATACCAGGAGAGACTGAGGGTCTGTACGGTTGGATAGCTGCAAATTACCTACTTGGCGGATTCGACCAACCGAAAGATCACGACCACGGGAAAGGACACAATACCTACGGCTTCCTCGACATGGGTGGCGCCTCAGCCCAGATTGCCTTTGCACCAAACGCGACCGAAGCTGAGAAGCACGCGAACGATTTGACCCTCATGCGCTTACGAACAATCGACGGCACACCAATGGAATACAAAGTGTTTGTAACGACTTGGTTAGGTTTTGGTGTGAACCAAGCGCGGGAACGATATATCAAGGCCTTGTTGGATTCAAGCACAAGTAAAGAGCTTCCTGATCCTTGTCTACCGGCAGGCCTGAAGGCGGAGGTTACAAAGGAGGGCAAAATCATTGATTCagacgacgatgacgatgacgagcCGAAACCAAAGGCAGCAGCGAAGCTTGTAGGGACTGGCAAGTTCAAAGAGTGTCTTCACCAGACGTACCCATTGCttgagaaagagaaaaagtGCACCGACTCGCCATGCTTGATCAACGGCCAACACGTACCCGCCATCGACTTCGACGTCAACCATTTCGTAGGTGTATCAGAGTTCTGGCATACAACACACGAAATTTTCGAACATGGACACAAGGACAAGGCGTATGACTTCAAGACCTACCAGGAGCGCGTGAAAGAGTTCTGCGATCAAGACTGGAAGAGTGTCAAAAAGGGCATCAAGAAAAACAAATGGGGCCACAAGGTCGACGAAGAAAAGGCACGGGAAGTATGTTTCAAGGCATCCTGGGTGATCAACATGCTCCACGACGGAATCGGCGTACCACGAGTCGGCATCGAAAAAATGCCAGGCAACAAAAACACCACCAAAGCCGTGATCAACAACGCAAAAGCAAAAGGCTTCCTCGACCCCTTCCAAGCCGTAAACAAGATCAACGACGTAGAAGTAAGCTGGACGCTCGGCAAAATGGTCCTCTACGCCTCCAGCGAAATCCCACCGCCCACCGAGCAAGCCTTAGCCGTAGGCTTCGGTTCCAACGCCCCCGGCATCCCCTCGGACTTCCAATACCCCGGCGGCACACCCACGCCCTACGAATCAGACAGCGACTGGCACCGCCTCTTT GAAAAACGCAAAGCAGCCGCCCAAACCTTCGCCAAATTCTTCAAACCAAAACACGGTAAAGACCCCCTACACCGTCGTCGTGGTCGCAGCTTTCCAGCAAAACTCTTCGGCCTCCGCAATTCTTCCCCGTCGACAAACTACGAGCGCGTTGACCTGGAAGACGGCGACGCGGCGAATGAATTCGAACTGGATGAGACGTACATTGATTCCAGCGATAATGACCTTTCTGATTCAAGTGATGGGTCGAAAGTTGGTGTTACGAGCGGTTGGGCTACTCCGCAGATTAAAAATGAAGTCGCGGGGGCTACTCCGATGTATTTTAGCGCCGGTACGGCTGGCGATGCTGTGAGAGAGGGCACGGGACTGGGGTTGGGTCCGCCTGGGGCGTTTGAACTCGGCCGCACGTATAGTCGTGAGAGGATCAAGAGTCGGGCAAGTAGTCCCAAGAGGTCGAAGATGGGGGTGCTTGATGAGTGA